The Mytilus edulis chromosome 12, xbMytEdul2.2, whole genome shotgun sequence genome contains a region encoding:
- the LOC139497442 gene encoding uncharacterized protein — protein sequence MALQVKSDLEKSGFVVNNKKSVWTPVQIMEWLGFNWNLKEGTLEVPVKKIENLKNIISALFECNIHITCRNLAKVCGKIISMLPALGSICQIMTRHLHMTICCRDYWDSFVYLNENVIQELRFLTQWKQFEKLANDSRFAKIVSALPSIVEASSSKSTVKKYKFYFGKFRIWCSDCQLEFSPATSTTTHMAHYTGFDETCDSSALLGLLLNIAKFDPIVQSDADDVRRHIRNPWAHCNFAEWDALKFSSSFQLMKKLVKDLKLTLNEETIVIDEMDKWEMNGQRFLSGTTHGLGLVNELRQQTHALAVYTKLVATETYDNCMRVIEVLDKFKINILEKLVQLDKDMKTGFLEIDKKLKSQDKTNDTQIDSHEVDIECWKEQDVLFVGTPVVKAVSDILELKPTVLIVGESGIGKSMLMHHIALKLHDKIEYSLIPCYEIQDIIRHYKKNISQMFVLDDICGRFTVSFGDIEYLVKNEVTLKRLLERGKTKIAATCRLDIYRDEKFHAFCSVITSSIFNLSAIYSKEDKLKICAKYLNKDNIQLLTNQHEPFTPLMCSLYSKYEHFNLTDFFHCPYDTFRNEWEKLQSIDPYKYCALFLCVIHNGIVNESVFDIDTENININQKDFKNIFDICGVDQAACNGENDDIVQLLIDKGCDVSQVDGMLDTSLTAACKRGYTKIVQLLIDNGGDINQVNGMLETPLTSACSYGNDEILQFLLSKGCIVNQVDGMGKTPLMAACRREHEKTAQLLIDKGSDVNQITKMRETALTESCRRGNEKIVQLLIDKGGGVNQVDGLRETPLTAACKRENQKIVQLLINSGGDINQCDDIGDTPLKAACEIGNDKMIQLLIDKGGCVNQMDGFRETPLTAACKRGNEKIVQLIIDNDGDINQADGMGRTPLTVACMGEHVNIVQLLIKKGGNINQVDNISETLIIAACGRGNEEIVQLLIDNGADLKKINGISETPVTAACKRGNEKILSLLIDNGCSVNKMNGMKRTPLTVACQSEDEKMVQLIIDKGGDVNQVDGMRDSPLTVACERKNYKIVQLLIDNGCYVNQVNGMRETPMTAAC from the exons ATGGCTTTACAGGTTAAAAGTGATCTAGAAAAATCTGGTTTCgttgtaaataataaaaagagTGTATGGACACCTGTTCAAATTATGGAATGGCTAGGTTTTAATTGGAATTTAAAAGAAGGAACTTTAGAAGTACCTGTGAAAAAAATTGagaatttaaaaaacataatatcTGCTTTATTTGAATGTAATATACATATCACTTGTAGAAATTTAGCTAAAGTGTGTGGAAAAATAATTTCTATGTTACCAGCATTAGGCAGTATTTGTCAAATTATGACAAGACATTTACATATGACTATCTGTTGTAGAGATTATTGGGATTCTTTTGTATATTTGAATGAAAATGTTATTCAAGAACTTAGATTTTTG acTCAATGGAAACAGTTCGAGAAATTAGCCAATGATTCTAGATTTGCCAAAATTGTCAGTGCATTGCCATCAATTGTGGAAGCGTCTAGCTCAAAATCtactgttaaaaaatataaattttattttggaaaatttcGTATTTGGTGTTCCGATTGTCAACTTGAATTTTCTCCGGCTACTTCAACTACA ACACACATGGCACACTATACAGGATTTGATGAAACTTGTGACTCATCCGCCTTACTGGGATTGCTTTTAAACATTGCCAAGTTTGATCCAATTGTACAATCAGATGCTGATGAT GTACGAAGGCATATAAGAAATCCATGGGCTCATTGTAATTTTGCTGAGTGGGATGCTTTGAAATTCTCCAGTTCATTTCAACTGATGAAGAAGCTAGTCAAAGACCTGAAACTGACTCTCAATGAAGAAACGATTGTTATCGACGAAATGGATAAATGGGAAATGAATG GTCAACGTTTTTTAAGTGGAACAACTCATGGTCTTGGATTAGTCAACGAGCTCCGTCAACAAACCCATGCGCTTGCTGTATATACAAAACTGGTGGCAACAGAAACATATGATAATTGTATGAGAGTAATAGAAGTACTAGATAAATTTAAAATCAACATTCTTGAGAAATTAGTACAATTAGATAAAGACATGAAAACAGGATTTTTGGAAATAGACAAA AAGTTGAAGTCCCAGGATAAAACTAACGATACACAAATCG ATTCTCACGAAGTCGATATTGAATGTTGGAAGGAGCAAGACGTGTTGTTTGTTGGAACACCCGTTGTAAAAGCGGTCTCTGATATACTTGAGTTAAAACCAACTGTGTTGATAGTAGGCGAATCTGGTATAGGAAAGAGTATGTTGATGCATCATATAGCCTTAAAACTACATGACAAGATTGAATACAGTTTGATTCCATGTTACGAAATTCAGGATATAATCCGTCATTATAAAAAGAACATAAGCCAGATGTTTGTTCTTGATGATATCTGTGGTAGATTTACGGTTAGTTTTGGTGATATTGAATATTTGGTTAAAAATGAAGTGACTTTAAAACGATTATTGGAAAGGGGGAAAACAAAAATAGCAGCAACATGCCGATTAGATATTTATAGGGATGAAAAATTCCATGCTTTCTGTTCTGTTATCACATCCAGTATCTTTAATTTGTCTGCAATATATTCAAAGGAAGACAAATTAAAGATCTGTGCTAAGTATCTAAACAAAGATAATATTCAGCTTTTAACTAATCAACATGAGCCATTCACACCTCTGATGTGTTCTCTTTATTCCaaatatgaacattttaatttgACAGATTTTTTCCACTGTCCTTACGATACATTTCGAAATGAATGGGAAAAATTGCAATCAATTGATCCATACAAATATTGCGCATTGTTTTTGTGCGTTATTCACAATGGCATCGTTAATGAGTCTGTGTTTGATATTGATACTGAAAATATTAACATTAATCAAAaagactttaaaaatatttttgacatttgcGGAGTTGATCAAG CTGCTTGCAACGGGGAAAACGATGATATAGTGCAGTTACTTATTGACAAAGGATGTGATGTTAGCCAGGTGGATGGTATGCTAGATACATCTCTGACAGCTGCTTGCAAGAGAGGATATACAAAGATAGTACAGCTACTTATAGACAATGGAGGTGATATAAACCAGGTTAATGGCATGCTTGAGACACCTTTGACATCTGCTTGTAGCTATGGGAATGATGAGATTTTACAGTTCCTTTTAAGCAAAGGATGTATTGTTAATCAGGTTGATGGTATGGGAAAAACACCTCTGATGGCTGCTTGTAGGAGAGAACATGAGAAGACAGCACAGTTACTAATAGACAAAGGAAGTGATGTTAACCAGATTACTAAAATGAGAGAAACAGCTTTGACAGAGAGTTGTAGGAGAGGAAATGAGAAGATAGTACAGTTGCTTATAGACAAGGGAGGAGGTGTTAATCAGGTGGATGGTTTAAGAGAGACCCCTTTGACAGCTGCCTGCAAGAGAGAAAATCAGAAGATAGTGCAGTTACTTATAAACAGTGGAGGTGATATCAATCAATGTGACGATATTGGAGACACGCCTCTGAAAGCTGCTTGTGAGATAGGAAATGATAAGATGATACAGTTACTTATAGATAAAGGAGGATGCGTTAATCAGATGGATGGTTTTCGAGAGACACCTCTGACAGCTGCTTGCAAGAGGGGAAATGAGAAGATAGTACAGTTAATTATTGACAACGATGGTGATATTAACCAAGCTGATGGTATGGGAAGGACACCTCTGACAGTTGCTTGCATGGGAGAACATGTGAATATAGTCCAGTTACTTATAAAAAAGGGAGGTAATATAAACCAGGTTGATAATATTAGTGAGACACTAATTATAGCGGCTTGTGGAAGAGGGAATGAGGAGATAGTCCAATTACTTATAGACAATGGAGCTGATCTTAAGAAGATAAATGGTATTAGTGAAACTCCTGTGACAGCTGCTTGCAAAAGGGGAAATGAGAAGATATTAAGTTTACTTATAGACAATGGATGTAGTGTTAACAAGATGAATGGAATGAAAAGGACACCTCTGACAGTTGCTTGTCAAAGTGAAGATGAGAAGATGGTACAGTTGATTATAGACAAAGGAGGGGATGTTAATCAAGTGGATGGTATGAGAGATTCACCTCTGACAGTTGCTTGCGAGAGGAAAAATTATAAGATAGTACAGTTACTTATAGACAATGGATGTTATGTTAACCAAGTGAATGGTATGAGAGAGACACCAATGACAGCTGCATGCTAG